A window of the Bacteroides thetaiotaomicron VPI-5482 genome harbors these coding sequences:
- the sppA gene encoding signal peptide peptidase SppA, whose protein sequence is MKDFLKFTLATVTGIILSSIVLFIIGMVTLFGIVSTADTETIVKKNSVMMLDLNGVLVERTQESPLGILSQLFSDDSNTYGLDDILSSIKKAKENENIKGIYLQASMLGTSYASLQEIRNALLDFKESGKFIIAYGDSYTQGLYYLSSVADKVLLNPKGMIEWKGIASAPLFYKDLLQKIGVEMQIFKVGTYKSAVEPFISTEMSPANREQVTAFINSIWGQVTEGVSASRSLPVDSLNALADRMLMFYPAEESVQCGLADTLIYRNDVRNYLKQWVDLKEDDRLPVLGLSDMINVKKNMPKDKSGNIVAVYYASGEITDYSGSSTSEEGIVGTKVIRDLRKLKDDEDVKAVVLRVNSPGGSAFASEQIWHAVKELKTEKPVIVSMGDYAASGGYYISCVADTIVAEPTTLTGSIGIFGMVPNVKELSEKIGLTYDVVKTNKFSDFGNIMRPFNQDEKTLMQMMITQGYDTFVNRCAEGRHMSKEAIEKIAEGRVWTGEAAKELGLVDVLGGIDTALEIAVRKAGIEGYTVVSYPAKQDLLSSLLNTKPTNYVESQILKSKLGEYYQQFGMLKNLKERSMIQARIPFELNIK, encoded by the coding sequence ATGAAAGATTTCTTGAAATTTACGCTCGCCACTGTGACCGGTATCATCCTGTCAAGCATTGTATTATTTATTATCGGCATGGTAACATTGTTCGGCATTGTATCAACCGCGGATACAGAAACAATAGTGAAAAAGAATTCTGTGATGATGCTCGACCTGAACGGTGTATTAGTCGAACGCACTCAGGAGAGTCCGTTAGGTATCTTATCACAGTTGTTCAGCGACGACTCCAATACATACGGGCTGGACGATATTCTTTCTTCCATCAAAAAAGCAAAAGAAAATGAAAATATCAAAGGAATTTATCTGCAGGCAAGTATGCTCGGAACTTCGTATGCATCTTTGCAGGAAATCCGTAACGCATTGCTCGACTTTAAAGAAAGCGGAAAGTTCATCATAGCCTACGGAGATAGCTATACACAAGGACTTTATTATCTTTCCAGTGTAGCGGACAAGGTATTGCTCAATCCGAAAGGAATGATTGAGTGGAAAGGCATCGCTTCCGCTCCTCTGTTTTATAAAGACTTACTGCAAAAGATCGGGGTAGAAATGCAGATATTTAAAGTAGGTACTTATAAATCCGCCGTAGAACCGTTTATTTCTACAGAAATGAGTCCTGCCAATCGTGAACAGGTGACAGCTTTTATCAACTCGATCTGGGGACAGGTTACCGAAGGGGTATCTGCTTCCCGCAGCCTCCCCGTAGATTCACTGAATGCTTTAGCTGACCGTATGCTGATGTTTTATCCGGCAGAGGAAAGTGTGCAATGTGGCTTGGCGGACACATTGATTTACCGCAATGATGTTCGCAATTATCTTAAACAGTGGGTGGACTTGAAAGAAGATGACCGCCTTCCGGTGCTAGGGTTGAGTGATATGATCAATGTGAAAAAAAACATGCCGAAAGATAAAAGCGGTAACATCGTAGCGGTCTATTATGCCTCCGGAGAAATCACAGATTACAGCGGTTCTTCAACTTCTGAAGAGGGAATTGTAGGCACAAAAGTTATTCGTGACTTGCGTAAGCTAAAAGATGACGAGGATGTAAAAGCTGTCGTTCTCCGTGTTAATTCACCGGGTGGAAGTGCTTTTGCATCCGAACAAATCTGGCATGCCGTGAAAGAACTGAAAACAGAGAAACCAGTAATTGTTTCTATGGGTGATTATGCCGCATCAGGTGGTTATTATATCTCTTGTGTAGCCGATACAATCGTTGCAGAGCCGACTACATTGACGGGATCCATCGGAATTTTCGGTATGGTACCGAATGTTAAGGAATTATCAGAAAAGATCGGTTTGACCTACGATGTGGTAAAAACAAATAAATTTTCAGATTTTGGAAATATCATGCGTCCTTTCAATCAGGATGAGAAGACACTGATGCAGATGATGATTACCCAAGGTTATGATACATTCGTCAATCGCTGCGCTGAGGGGCGCCATATGAGCAAAGAGGCCATTGAGAAAATAGCTGAAGGTCGTGTATGGACAGGAGAAGCTGCTAAAGAACTTGGACTGGTAGACGTACTCGGAGGTATTGATACAGCTTTGGAGATTGCTGTCAGGAAAGCAGGAATCGAAGGATATACAGTTGTTTCTTATCCGGCAAAACAAGACCTCCTTTCTTCACTGCTCAATACGAAACCCACTAATTATGTGGAATCACAAATATTGAAAAGCAAGTTAGGAGAGTATTATCAACAATTCGGTATGCTGAAAAATTTAAAAGAGCGTTCCATGATTCAGGCACGCATTCCGTTTGAACTAAATATCAAGTAA
- a CDS encoding cold shock domain-containing protein — MAKSITVGKRENEKKRLAKREEKQKKKDSKKLSSKSSFDDMIAYVDENGMITSTPPAENIKKEEINLDEIIIATPKKEDEEPVILRGRVEFFNEARGFGFIKDLAGVDKYFFHVNNVVGNISEGNIVTFDLERGVKGMNAVNICLEKKPVEN, encoded by the coding sequence ATGGCAAAATCCATTACGGTAGGTAAACGTGAAAATGAAAAAAAGAGACTCGCTAAACGAGAAGAAAAACAAAAGAAAAAGGATAGCAAGAAGTTATCCAGTAAAAGCAGCTTCGATGATATGATTGCTTATGTGGACGAGAATGGAATGATAACTTCGACTCCTCCGGCTGAAAACATTAAAAAGGAAGAGATAAACCTGGATGAGATAATCATTGCAACTCCGAAGAAAGAAGACGAGGAACCCGTTATATTGAGAGGGAGAGTTGAATTCTTTAATGAGGCAAGAGGCTTTGGTTTTATAAAGGACCTTGCCGGAGTTGATAAGTACTTTTTCCATGTTAATAATGTCGTTGGTAATATCTCGGAAGGTAATATTGTAACATTCGATCTTGAACGTGGTGTGAAAGGAATGAATGCGGTCAATATCTGTCTCGAAAAGAAACCGGTGGAGAATTAA
- a CDS encoding glycoside hydrolase family 76 protein produces MKNLLITVFFLSLTLQLSAETGGSNAVIVEKTTASPAEKTPVYWQKMADGMSQALIKHFWGANFKGYENRFYFNYGSDLSNMTTNHYWPQAHAMDVMVDAYMRTGSKQYLNIYPLWWEGAPKFNFAGREEDPWWNVFVDDMEWIALAQIRMFESTKNTKYLKKARQTYDDWVWSTWGPEDEAPWFGGITWKTDVAKSKNACSNGPAALIAARLYNFYDAMGKKAGKPKQAYLNEAIKIYTWEKNNLFDRQTGAVYDSMNGEGKITKWVFSYNSGTFLGAAHELYKITGDKQYLADAVKAANFVIDHLSTNEGVLSDAEGGDGGLFHGIFFRYFVKLINDPALDSANYNKFRDYITHCATVMAEQGVNQKTMLYSGRWRKAPADDESVGLTSHLTGCMLMEAMCVLKHR; encoded by the coding sequence ATGAAGAACTTATTGATTACGGTATTTTTTCTCAGCTTGACTTTGCAGCTCTCTGCTGAGACAGGAGGAAGCAATGCTGTAATTGTAGAAAAAACTACAGCAAGTCCGGCGGAAAAGACGCCTGTTTATTGGCAGAAAATGGCAGATGGTATGTCGCAAGCCCTTATCAAGCATTTTTGGGGCGCAAACTTCAAAGGGTATGAGAATCGGTTTTATTTTAATTATGGTAGTGATCTTTCCAATATGACTACCAATCATTATTGGCCACAGGCACATGCTATGGATGTCATGGTAGATGCATATATGCGTACCGGAAGCAAACAGTATTTGAATATATACCCGTTATGGTGGGAAGGTGCACCGAAATTCAATTTTGCGGGCAGAGAGGAAGACCCGTGGTGGAATGTGTTTGTAGACGATATGGAATGGATTGCTCTGGCACAGATTCGCATGTTTGAAAGCACTAAGAATACCAAGTATCTGAAAAAGGCGAGACAGACCTACGATGATTGGGTTTGGTCTACTTGGGGACCGGAAGATGAGGCTCCGTGGTTTGGTGGCATTACCTGGAAGACGGATGTGGCAAAATCTAAGAACGCTTGTTCCAATGGTCCTGCTGCCCTTATTGCTGCCCGGTTGTATAATTTTTACGATGCTATGGGTAAAAAGGCCGGAAAACCCAAACAGGCTTATCTGAATGAGGCCATTAAAATATATACATGGGAGAAGAATAACTTGTTCGACCGTCAGACGGGGGCAGTGTATGACAGCATGAATGGAGAAGGCAAGATTACCAAATGGGTATTTTCGTACAACTCGGGTACTTTCCTGGGAGCAGCTCATGAACTGTATAAGATTACCGGTGATAAGCAATATCTGGCAGATGCAGTAAAAGCGGCCAATTTTGTGATTGACCATTTGTCGACCAATGAAGGTGTACTCTCCGATGCAGAAGGTGGTGACGGTGGCTTGTTTCATGGCATCTTCTTCCGTTATTTTGTGAAACTGATTAATGACCCTGCACTGGATAGTGCCAATTATAATAAGTTTCGCGACTACATAACTCATTGTGCTACGGTTATGGCAGAGCAAGGAGTGAATCAGAAGACTATGTTATATAGCGGTCGTTGGAGAAAAGCACCTGCTGATGATGAGAGTGTGGGATTGACATCGCATCTGACCGGTTGTATGCTGATGGAAGCTATGTGTGTACTTAAACACCGATAG
- the lpxK gene encoding tetraacyldisaccharide 4'-kinase, with amino-acid sequence MDEHFIKIHKWLYPVSWIYGAVVTVRNKLFDWGFLRSKSFGVPVICIGNLSVGGTGKTPHTEYLIKLLRDNYHVAVLSRGYKRHSRGYVLATPQSTARSIGDEPYQMHTKFPSVTLAVDENRCHGIEQLLSIKEPSIEVVLLDDAFQHRYVKPGLSILLTDYHRLFCDDTLLPAGRLRESVNGKNRAQIVIVTKCPQDIKPIDYNIITKRLNLYPYQQLYFSSFRYGNLQPVFPSANSEIDSTVNELPLSALTNTDILLVTGIASPAPILEELKMYTDQIDSLSFDDHHHFSHRDIQQIKERFGKLKGEHKLIVTTEKDATRLIHHPVLSEELKPFIYALPIEIEILQNQQDKFNQHIIGYVRENTRNSSFSERENAHQS; translated from the coding sequence ATGGACGAACACTTTATCAAGATACATAAGTGGCTTTACCCTGTCTCATGGATTTACGGGGCAGTGGTAACAGTAAGAAACAAACTCTTTGACTGGGGATTCCTCCGGTCAAAGAGTTTTGGTGTTCCTGTCATCTGCATCGGCAACCTGTCTGTAGGCGGCACGGGAAAGACGCCGCACACCGAATATCTGATAAAGCTGCTTCGTGATAACTATCATGTGGCAGTATTAAGCCGGGGATATAAAAGGCATAGCCGAGGATATGTGCTTGCCACTCCCCAAAGTACTGCACGCAGCATCGGTGACGAGCCTTACCAGATGCATACCAAGTTCCCGTCTGTCACACTAGCTGTCGATGAGAACCGTTGCCATGGCATAGAACAATTACTATCCATCAAAGAACCGTCCATTGAAGTTGTATTGCTGGATGATGCTTTCCAGCACCGTTACGTCAAGCCGGGACTAAGCATCCTGCTGACGGATTATCACCGCCTCTTCTGCGACGATACTTTACTTCCGGCAGGTCGTCTGCGCGAGTCTGTCAACGGTAAAAACCGGGCACAAATCGTCATTGTCACAAAGTGTCCGCAGGATATTAAGCCGATTGACTATAATATTATCACAAAACGACTGAACCTTTATCCTTATCAGCAGTTATACTTCTCATCGTTTCGTTATGGAAATCTGCAACCGGTATTTCCATCAGCAAATTCAGAGATTGATTCTACAGTGAATGAGTTACCGCTGAGTGCTTTAACGAATACGGATATTTTGCTGGTAACGGGCATTGCATCACCTGCGCCTATTCTCGAAGAGTTGAAAATGTATACCGATCAGATTGATTCGCTTTCATTCGACGACCATCATCATTTCAGTCATCGGGACATACAACAGATCAAGGAACGATTCGGAAAACTGAAAGGTGAACATAAACTGATTGTCACCACCGAGAAAGATGCAACCCGCCTGATTCATCATCCGGTATTGAGCGAGGAACTGAAACCGTTTATTTACGCCTTGCCGATTGAGATTGAGATATTACAAAATCAACAAGATAAATTTAACCAACACATTATTGGCTATGTTAGAGAAAATACAAGAAACAGCAGCTTTTCTGAAAGGGAAAATGCACACCAGTCCTGA
- a CDS encoding RNA polymerase sigma-70 factor, whose translation MENTETLIVEQLKIGNENAYRYIYDHHYALLCYVANGYLKDQFLSETIVGDTIFHLWEIRETLDISVSIRSYLLRAVRNRCINYLNSEREKREIAFSALMPDEITDDKIILSDSHPLGILLERELENEIYKAIDKLPDECRRVFAKSRFEGKSYEEISGELGISINTVKYHIKNALASLHAHLSKYLISLLLFFFR comes from the coding sequence ATGGAGAATACTGAAACTTTAATAGTGGAACAACTGAAGATAGGCAATGAAAATGCTTATCGTTACATATATGATCATCACTATGCCCTGCTCTGTTATGTTGCCAATGGTTATCTAAAAGATCAGTTCCTTTCCGAAACCATTGTAGGAGATACTATCTTTCATTTATGGGAGATACGTGAGACTTTGGATATTTCAGTCTCTATCCGTAGTTACCTGCTGAGAGCTGTCCGTAATCGTTGCATTAACTATCTTAATTCGGAACGTGAAAAGAGAGAAATAGCATTTTCTGCTCTTATGCCCGATGAGATAACGGATGATAAAATCATACTGTCCGATTCGCATCCGTTAGGTATTTTACTGGAACGTGAACTTGAAAACGAAATATATAAGGCTATCGATAAATTGCCGGACGAATGCCGTCGGGTTTTTGCTAAAAGTCGCTTTGAAGGAAAATCATACGAAGAAATTTCCGGTGAACTGGGAATATCTATTAATACAGTTAAGTATCATATAAAGAATGCTTTAGCTTCTTTACACGCTCATTTGAGTAAGTACCTGATTTCTCTATTACTATTTTTTTTCAGGTAA
- a CDS encoding GH92 family glycosyl hydrolase codes for MKRKSPVMAVALAGLFMYTSCSPTEQAETKDYTQYVNTFIGAADNGHTFPGACYPFGMIQTSPVTGAVGWRYCSEYTYQDSLIWGFTQTHLNGTGCMDLGDILVMPVTGTRARAWDAYRSHFPKDKEAATPGYYTVELSDPQVKAELTASIHAALHRYTYHKADSASLLIDLQHGPAWREEQYHSQVNSCEVNWEDAQTLAGHVNNTVWVDQDYFFVMKFNRPVIDSLYLPMGETEKGKRIIATFDLKPGDELMMKVALSTTSVEGAKKNLQAEIPDWNFDGVKLAAHDEWNSYLSRMDVEGTDDEKTNFYTCFYHALIQPNQISDVDGMYRNAADSIVKAGTGTFYSTFSLWDTYRAAHPFYTLMVPERVDDFVNSLIEQGEVQGFLPIWALWGKENFCMIGNHGVSVIAEAYRKGFRGFDAERAFNMVKKTQTVSHPLKSDWEVYTKYGYFPTDLTKAESVSSTLESVYDDYAAADMARRMGKEEDAAYFAKRADYYKNLFDSQTNFMRPRKADGTWKSPFNPSDVGHAESTGGDYTEGNAWQYTWHVQHDVPGLIALFGGEEPFLNKLDSLFTVKLETTQADVTGLIGQYAHGNEPSHHVTYLYALAGRPERTQELIREIFDTQYKNKPDGLCGNDDCGQMSAWYMFSAMGFYPVDPVSGDYVFGAPQLPKIVLHLADGKTFTVIAENLSKEHKYVDSITLNGEPYTKNTISHEDILKGGTLVYKMK; via the coding sequence ATGAAAAGAAAATCCCCTGTGATGGCCGTTGCTTTGGCGGGACTGTTTATGTACACTTCCTGTTCTCCGACGGAGCAAGCGGAAACGAAAGATTACACCCAGTATGTGAATACCTTTATTGGTGCTGCTGACAATGGGCATACATTCCCCGGAGCTTGCTATCCTTTCGGAATGATACAGACCAGTCCGGTGACGGGTGCAGTAGGTTGGAGATATTGTTCGGAATATACTTATCAGGACTCTCTGATCTGGGGCTTCACTCAGACTCATCTGAACGGAACCGGATGTATGGATTTGGGGGATATTCTGGTGATGCCAGTTACCGGTACCCGTGCTCGTGCATGGGATGCTTACCGCAGCCATTTCCCGAAAGACAAGGAAGCTGCTACTCCGGGATATTATACAGTCGAATTATCCGATCCGCAGGTAAAGGCGGAACTGACTGCTTCTATCCATGCAGCTCTTCATCGTTATACATATCATAAAGCGGATTCAGCTTCTCTGCTGATTGACTTGCAGCACGGACCTGCCTGGAGAGAAGAACAATATCATTCACAAGTGAATAGTTGCGAGGTGAACTGGGAAGATGCTCAGACGCTGGCCGGACACGTGAATAACACGGTCTGGGTTGATCAGGACTACTTCTTTGTGATGAAGTTTAATCGTCCGGTAATAGATTCGCTTTACCTTCCGATGGGAGAAACTGAGAAAGGAAAGCGAATCATTGCTACTTTCGACTTGAAGCCGGGAGATGAACTGATGATGAAGGTGGCCCTTTCGACTACCAGCGTAGAGGGAGCAAAGAAGAACTTGCAGGCTGAAATACCAGACTGGAACTTTGACGGTGTGAAGCTGGCTGCCCATGACGAATGGAACAGCTATCTGAGTCGCATGGACGTAGAGGGTACGGATGATGAAAAGACGAATTTCTATACTTGTTTCTATCACGCACTGATTCAGCCTAACCAGATTTCAGACGTAGACGGTATGTATCGTAATGCTGCCGATTCGATTGTGAAGGCCGGAACAGGAACATTCTATTCAACCTTCTCTTTATGGGATACTTATCGTGCCGCTCATCCATTCTATACATTAATGGTTCCCGAACGTGTGGATGATTTTGTTAATTCATTGATAGAACAAGGTGAAGTACAAGGCTTCCTGCCTATTTGGGCATTGTGGGGAAAAGAAAACTTCTGTATGATCGGCAATCATGGTGTATCTGTTATTGCTGAAGCCTACCGAAAAGGTTTCCGTGGTTTTGATGCGGAACGTGCTTTCAATATGGTGAAGAAGACACAGACTGTATCTCATCCGTTGAAGTCCGACTGGGAAGTGTATACGAAATACGGATATTTTCCGACCGACCTGACAAAAGCAGAATCCGTCTCTTCAACTCTGGAATCGGTATATGACGATTATGCGGCAGCTGACATGGCCCGTCGTATGGGAAAAGAAGAAGATGCTGCTTACTTTGCGAAACGTGCAGATTATTATAAGAACTTATTCGATTCACAGACGAATTTTATGCGTCCGCGTAAAGCTGACGGAACCTGGAAATCTCCGTTTAATCCTAGTGATGTAGGACATGCGGAAAGTACAGGCGGTGACTATACGGAAGGAAATGCATGGCAATATACCTGGCATGTGCAACACGATGTTCCCGGTTTGATTGCTCTCTTTGGTGGAGAAGAACCTTTCCTGAACAAGCTGGATTCCCTGTTTACAGTGAAACTGGAAACAACCCAGGCTGATGTGACAGGTTTGATCGGACAGTATGCACATGGTAATGAGCCCAGTCATCATGTTACTTATTTATATGCTTTGGCAGGGCGTCCGGAACGTACACAGGAACTAATCCGTGAAATCTTTGATACTCAATATAAGAACAAGCCTGACGGACTTTGTGGTAATGATGACTGTGGTCAGATGTCCGCATGGTATATGTTCAGTGCAATGGGTTTCTATCCGGTAGATCCGGTAAGCGGTGATTATGTATTCGGAGCTCCTCAGTTACCGAAGATTGTGCTACATCTGGCTGATGGAAAGACCTTTACTGTGATCGCTGAAAACTTATCGAAGGAACATAAATATGTGGATAGTATCACGCTGAATGGCGAACCTTATACAAAGAATACGATTTCTCATGAAGATATTCTGAAAGGTGGTACACTCGTATATAAGATGAAATAG
- the thiL gene encoding thiamine-phosphate kinase, which produces MRTEIATLGEFGLIDRLTEGIKPENESTKYGVGDDAAVLSYPSEKQLLVTTDLLMEGVHFDLTYVPLKHLGYKSAVVNFSDIYAMNGTPRQITVSLALSKRFSVEDMEELYSGIRLACQQYHVDIIGGDTSSSLTGLAISITCIGDADKDKVVYRNGAKDTDLICVSGDLGAAYMGLQLLEREKTVLKGEKDIQPDFTGKEYLLERQLKPEARKDIIEKLAAANIVPTSMMDISDGLSSELMHICKQSNTGCRVYEEHIPIDYQTAVMAEEFNMNLTTCAMNGGEDYELLFTVPIADHEKVSQMEGIRLIGHITKPELGCALITRDGQEFELKAQGWNPLKEDK; this is translated from the coding sequence ATGCGAACTGAAATAGCAACTCTCGGCGAGTTCGGTCTGATCGACCGCCTCACCGAGGGAATTAAACCAGAAAACGAATCAACCAAATACGGAGTGGGTGATGATGCCGCCGTCCTCTCCTACCCTTCGGAGAAACAACTATTAGTAACAACCGACTTATTAATGGAAGGTGTTCATTTCGACCTGACTTATGTCCCTCTGAAACATCTGGGATATAAATCGGCCGTAGTCAATTTCTCCGATATCTATGCAATGAACGGTACGCCCCGGCAGATCACCGTATCGCTCGCTCTTTCCAAACGCTTCAGCGTAGAGGACATGGAAGAGCTTTATTCAGGCATTCGTCTGGCATGCCAACAGTATCATGTTGACATTATCGGAGGCGATACATCCTCTTCTCTTACGGGACTTGCCATCAGCATCACCTGTATCGGAGATGCCGATAAAGACAAAGTGGTCTACCGCAACGGAGCCAAAGACACTGACTTAATCTGTGTCAGCGGTGACTTGGGCGCCGCCTATATGGGTCTGCAACTCCTGGAACGTGAGAAAACAGTACTGAAGGGTGAAAAAGATATCCAACCGGACTTCACCGGCAAAGAATACTTACTGGAACGCCAGTTGAAACCGGAAGCCCGTAAAGATATCATCGAAAAACTGGCGGCTGCCAATATTGTCCCCACATCCATGATGGACATCTCCGATGGTCTGTCGTCCGAATTAATGCATATCTGCAAACAAAGTAATACGGGATGCCGTGTCTATGAGGAACATATTCCTATTGACTATCAGACGGCTGTCATGGCAGAAGAATTCAACATGAACCTGACCACTTGTGCCATGAATGGCGGTGAAGATTATGAATTGCTTTTCACTGTCCCCATCGCCGATCATGAGAAAGTATCACAGATGGAGGGAATCCGCCTCATCGGGCATATCACCAAACCCGAACTCGGTTGCGCATTGATTACCCGTGACGGACAAGAATTTGAATTGAAGGCTCAGGGATGGAATCCGCTAAAAGAAGATAAATAG
- a CDS encoding purine-nucleoside phosphorylase, whose amino-acid sequence MLEKIQETAAFLKGKMHTSPETAIILGTGLGSLADEITEKYEIKYSDIPNFPVSTVEGHSGKLIFGKLGNKDIMAMQGRFHYYEGYSMKEVTFPVRVMRELGIKTLFVSNASGGTNEAFEIGDLMIITDHINYFPEHPLRGKNIPYGPRFPDMSEAYDKELIRKADEIAQEKGIKVQHGIYIGTQGPTFETPAEYKLFHILGADAVGMSTVPEVIVANHCGIKVFGISVITDLGVEGKIVEVSHEEVQKAADAAQPKMTTIMRELINRA is encoded by the coding sequence ATGTTAGAGAAAATACAAGAAACAGCAGCTTTTCTGAAAGGGAAAATGCACACCAGTCCTGAAACAGCCATCATCCTTGGCACCGGACTTGGCAGTTTGGCAGACGAGATCACCGAGAAGTATGAAATAAAGTATTCGGATATTCCTAACTTCCCGGTGTCTACTGTCGAAGGTCATAGCGGTAAACTGATTTTCGGCAAGTTGGGCAACAAAGACATCATGGCAATGCAAGGGCGTTTTCATTATTATGAAGGTTATTCCATGAAGGAAGTGACTTTCCCTGTACGTGTAATGCGTGAGCTGGGTATCAAAACATTGTTTGTATCCAACGCCAGCGGTGGTACAAACGAAGCTTTTGAAATCGGTGACCTGATGATTATCACCGATCATATCAACTACTTCCCCGAACATCCGCTTCGTGGCAAGAATATTCCTTATGGTCCACGCTTCCCGGATATGAGCGAAGCATATGATAAGGAACTGATTCGTAAAGCTGACGAGATTGCTCAGGAAAAAGGCATTAAGGTACAACATGGAATTTATATCGGTACGCAAGGCCCTACTTTCGAGACTCCTGCTGAATATAAACTATTCCACATTCTGGGTGCCGATGCAGTCGGTATGTCTACCGTTCCCGAAGTGATCGTAGCCAACCACTGCGGAATCAAGGTATTCGGAATCTCCGTCATCACTGACTTGGGAGTAGAAGGAAAAATTGTAGAAGTATCGCATGAAGAAGTTCAGAAGGCAGCGGACGCAGCTCAACCTAAAATGACCACTATCATGCGTGAACTTATCAACCGTGCTTAA